The genomic segment CTTTTTCCCGGTGGATCGTTCAATCAGCCCCCTTATCAGCCTCCCTCCGATACCCGATCCCCTGTATTCCGCCCTTACAGCCGTGTATCCCCTCTCCAGGTATCCGGAAAGATCGAGGCCTGTGGCCGCTTCAAGCTTCTTTCGGTAGGCCTCCTTCGGGTACTTGTGGGTGGATGTGCCTACGACCGTTCCCTCGTGCTCCGCATATGCGACAAGAAAGGCGTTTTGAAGATTTTCCCTGACCCATGAGGTCCCCACGCCGCTTCCCGCTTCGATGAGGCAACTGATCTGTTCAAGGGTCTCCGGCGGGATTTCTTCCGGGCGCTTGAAATGACAGGTGATGGGCGATATTTTCATAGGTTCCCCACGTCCCGGCACACAGGTTCGTTCCGATTCAGGGCATTACCAAGGCTCCGTCATATCCAGATCTCTCCTCGGCCAGAGCACCTCGTCCTTTCGGATGTCGATCACCCCCCGGTAGTTGATCCGCACGTCAGGAAGAAAATCATTCGGCAGAAAAACCAGGGTATACAGCGGATCGTGAAAGGGATACCCCCTGTGGGAGAGGAACGTCTTCAGATCACGCTCTTTTTCCGCGGCCCTGTCCACCGAGGCGTCGGACATGATGCCCCCCAGGGGGAGGGGGAATTCAAAGGCAATCTTTCCGTTTTCAACGGCCACGATCCCGCCTTTGATCTCCAGCATCCTGTTTACGGCCGCGGCCATGGCATCTGGTTTGCGACCTATGACCAGGATCTCCGCGGCGGTATTAAACGAAGCAGCCAACCCTTCCACGCGGTTTCCAAATCCCTGGATGACGCCGTTGGTCGCCCATCTCCTCTCCTTATGGAGAAGTGTCAGAAAGGAGAATCCTTCCCGTGCGCCGAGATCCAGGCGGCCCCCCTGGACATCGAATTCGATCCACTCCGTCCGTGTGATGACGGCACTGATCAGTCTTATGACGGGAAAGCGTATCCTGTTTTCAGACGAGGCGATTTCAAACAGGTC from the Deltaproteobacteria bacterium genome contains:
- a CDS encoding GNAT family N-acetyltransferase, giving the protein MKISPITCHFKRPEEIPPETLEQISCLIEAGSGVGTSWVRENLQNAFLVAYAEHEGTVVGTSTHKYPKEAYRKKLEAATGLDLSGYLERGYTAVRAEYRGSGIGGRLIRGLIERSTGKKVYVTIRMDNTPPLKMTYREGMVLAGTFINERTGHELGVFANIMPPRK